CTGGGAGGCGCTCAGCGGCGGGCTCGCGGCGCTCGGGCTCGACGTGGGCACGGTGAGCGGGGTGGTCGTCACCCATTTCCATCCCGACCACGCGGGGCTCGCCGGCCAGGTCAAGGAGCGGTCCGGGGCGTGGATCGCCATGCACGAGAACGACGCGGCGCTGGTCAGGCTCATGCACGCGTATCCGGTCGACGAGCACGAGAGCTTCCAGTCCGACATGCTCAGGCGGGCGGGCGCCGACCCCGGCGAGGTACGGCAGGCGGTGAGCCGGCCGATGCCGCCCGCCCTGCCCGATCGCGAGCTGCGTGACGGTGACCTGGTGGACCTGCCGGGGCGCAAGCTGCGGGCCGTGCACACGCCCGGCCACACCCCCGGGCACATCTGCCTGCATCTGGAGGATGCCGACCGGCTGTTCACCGGCGACCACATCCTTCCCGACATCACTCCCCACGTCGGGATTTATCCGTATGACAGGGATGATGTCGATCCATTGGGTGATTTCCTGGACTCCTTGGACCGGGTCGGCGAGCTGGGCCCCCTCGACGCGCTTCCCGCGCA
The Nonomuraea helvata genome window above contains:
- a CDS encoding MBL fold metallo-hydrolase, which translates into the protein MKSRRRPYSEQRPQDLGGGVWSVPVPIPGNPLGYTLVYAVESPKGPVLVDAGWNHPDAWEALSGGLAALGLDVGTVSGVVVTHFHPDHAGLAGQVKERSGAWIAMHENDAALVRLMHAYPVDEHESFQSDMLRRAGADPGEVRQAVSRPMPPALPDRELRDGDLVDLPGRKLRAVHTPGHTPGHICLHLEDADRLFTGDHILPDITPHVGIYPYDRDDVDPLGDFLDSLDRVGELGPLDALPAHEWIFPDVAARAAEIRHHHEEKLVRLRALLAQQPEPQTIWEVAAMMTWNRPWDDLSPMLRGMAAGEAAAHLRALEARGQISRVPDVDPVRFQALDS